The Flavobacterium sp. M31R6 nucleotide sequence TCAAAATATTAAAACTGGCCTTACCAGGGGAATGCTGTAAATACAAAGAAGTAGATCCCCTAAATTGGAGAATTTCTAAATCGTAGTTGATAATGACACTGGCAGGTACATGATGTTCCAATAAAACGGCATCAAAAGCCATTCCGATAGTGCCGTTTACAGATGCAGATACTTTTTTGAATGTAGTAGGTGGTGTAGTGTTTTTATCAGGCATGGTAGAATGGGATAGACGTGAAGTAAGGTCAGGATTGGTGCGTAAATCTGAATTTTTTTTTCGGGAATAAAATTTGAATTTTTTATCGAGAATCGAAAAAAGCTGTGCTGTTGTTCCAATTGTTTCCGATTTTCCCAACATCAAACAACCTCCATCGTTTAAGGCATAATGAAAAGTGGAAATTGCTTTTTTCTGAGCAGTTGTGTCCAAATAGATTAGCATATTCCTGCAACTAATGAAATCCATTCTTGAAAATGGAGGATCCCGCAAAATGTTGTGTTTTGCAAATACACAAACATCTCTTAACTGTTTTGAAATACGGTATTTATTTTTGGATTTTACAAAAAAGCGAACTAATCTTTCTGGTGAAATTGTTGCCAATTGCGAAGCAGAATATTCACCAATTCGAGCAATCCGAATGGCTTCGCCACTGAGATCGGAAGCGAAAATTTGAAAAGGAATACTGTTAGGATTGTTTTCTTGTAATTCGAGTAATAATATCGCTATCGAATAAACTTCTTCACCGGTGGCACAAGCAGCAACCCATAAGCGAAGAGTCTCACCTGCAGTTTTCGCTTCGATTAATTTAGGCAGAATTACATTTTTTAAATACAAAAACGGTTCAGCATCTCTAAAAAAAGCGGTTACATTAATTAATAGATCCTGATAAAGAATATCGACTTCATTGCTTCGATTAGTAAGTATTTCGATGTATTCTTTTAAAGTTTTAATTTTATGAACTAACATCCTGCGAAGCATTCGTCTTTTGATAGTATTCATTTTGTAGTGACTGAAATCTACATTTTTTCTTTTGTGTAAAAGTTGTAGAATAACCTTCAACTCTGGATTGCTATTTTCTATTTCGGCTTCAGGGATTTTTTTTATGGCAGTATTGACTATTAAAGGATGCTGACTGATTCGTGTTAATTCAATTCCAATCTCTTTTGGAGATAATACAAAATCAACAATACCTTCAGCAATTGCAGAATTGGGCATGCTGCCAAATTTCGCCGAGTCATCCTGGGCGAAAGTAATTCCTCCGGCCTGTTTTATTTCTTTCAATCCTCGTGTGCCGTCGTTGGCAGATCCAGACAGAATAACACCAATAACATTTTCATGATGGGTTTCTGCCAAAGAAGAAAAAAGTAAGTCGATTGAGAAGTTTGAAGTTCTGTTTTTAGGTCGGGGAGTCAATTTTATATGTCCATCAATAACCTCAATTTCTTTATCATTGGGAATAACATAAAAATTATTGGGTTTCAGTAATTCCATGTTATCAATCAACTGGACCTTCATTTGAGTCACTTTAGATAAAAGTTTGTCAAGTAAACTTTTATGATCTGGACTTAGGTGTTGGACATATATAAAAGCCATACCTGTGGTAGGAGAAATGTTTTTCAATAATTGGGTTACTGCTTCAAGACCACCTGCAGAGGCACCAATAGCTACAACAGTAAAAGATTTTTTTTTGAGCTCCTTCTTTGAAAACGGTTTTTTTTTTGCAGGGACTTTCGAGACTTTGATTTCTTTCGTTGCTATTACTTTATTATTGGGTAGTGATTTAAGTAAACTATTATCTTCTATGGTCAAAATTGATTTCATGGTACCAATATTTACTTTGGACAGCAGTATTAAAAAGTAATATTCTTCTTAATACATCCATAAATAGGGTATATCCATATCAAATGTAGGTATAAATACAACCAATAACTATTAATATGGGATTTATCTTTTGGGAACAGAGATATATAAGTAGTCTGTTTATTCGTCTGAAAGATAATATTTAAAGAAACTTTATTAGTAAATTTTCAATAGCAGATTGGGATCTGGACAATTTTCCAAATAATAATCCAATTTGCTTTTACTGCAAACTCCTGGATAATCACCGAAATTTTCTTTTATGTCTTTAATAATCTGGAAATGCAAATGTGGGGAATAATCACCATTTACACTTGCATCGCCCAATGTTGCCAATTGTTGTCCTTTTGAAAAAAAATCACCAACTTTCAGATTCGCAATACTTTCTAAAGACAAGTGACCATATAAAGTATAAAAAACATGGTTTTCCAATTTGTGTTGTAGAATTATGGTAGGACCGTAATCACCCAGGTTATTGTTGTATTGAAAACTATGTACTTTTCCGTCTAGAGCAGCCAAAACAGCAGTGCCAGCTTTAATCCATAAATCCAATCCGATGTGAATGTTTCGTTCCTCTGTATTTAGATCATTAAAGACAGCACTTCGTTTATACAAATTACGAATTTCATTGTAACCACCATATGTGACTTTTGCTTTGTTTTTAGCTAATAAATGTTCGATATAAGCTTCAAATTGTGAAGAATCAGTAATATTCAGTTGATTCAATTCCAGATTGGAAGCCGATAAATCTAATGGTGTGTATTCCGAATAGGGAATAGCGCTATCGATTACTTTGATGTCATTTAAATCTAAAAATAAAGTTTCTAAGGGTGTCATTTAAAATGGTGATAATAGTTTTTGAATAAAGATAAAAAAAAATCCCAACCTGAAGATTGGGATTTTGATTAATGCATTTTAAGTTTAATACAAACTTGGATATTTTGAAGGATTTACTTCGTGCATCATTTCATATATTTTTTCGTAAATATCTTCCGCAGACGGTTTTGAGAAATAATCGCCATCTGTACCATAAGCAGGTCTGTGTGCTTTTGCGGTCAAAGTTTGTGGTTTACTATCTAAATGATTGTAAGCATCTTGTTGTTCTACAATTTGTTGCAAAATGTAAGCAGAAGCTCCACCAGGTAAATCTTCGTCAATAACCAATAAACGATTGGTTTTTGCGATACTTTTTACAATATCACTATGAATGTCAAACGGAAGTAAGGATTGTAAATCGATAATTTCACAATCAATGCCTACTTCAAATAATTCTTTGGCAGCTTGTTCTACCAGTCTCAATGTAGAGCCATAAGAAACAAGTGTTATGTCAGTTCCTTTTCTCAATGTTTCCACAACACCAATTGGTGTTTTGAATTCACCATAATTCAAAGGTGCTTTTTCTTTCAATCGGTAACCGTTCAAACATTCGATAACCAAAGCAGGTTCGTCACATTCCAATAAAGCATTGTAAAAACCAG carries:
- a CDS encoding peptidoglycan DD-metalloendopeptidase family protein gives rise to the protein MTPLETLFLDLNDIKVIDSAIPYSEYTPLDLSASNLELNQLNITDSSQFEAYIEHLLAKNKAKVTYGGYNEIRNLYKRSAVFNDLNTEERNIHIGLDLWIKAGTAVLAALDGKVHSFQYNNNLGDYGPTIILQHKLENHVFYTLYGHLSLESIANLKVGDFFSKGQQLATLGDASVNGDYSPHLHFQIIKDIKENFGDYPGVCSKSKLDYYLENCPDPNLLLKIY